A genome region from Lucilia cuprina isolate Lc7/37 chromosome 3, ASM2204524v1, whole genome shotgun sequence includes the following:
- the LOC124419084 gene encoding proteinase inhibitor-like, with amino-acid sequence MKFYKSLAFLLAALVAYTSAQGCRGSPRSPACTGSRSGGWPGRRCFARIMWNYDTRTRQCQPFHYWGCGGSNNRWCTREICEQRCRR; translated from the exons atgaaattttataaaagtttagcTTTCTTATTGGCGGCTCTAGTGGCATATACTTCTGCCCAGGGATGTCGCGGGAGTCCAC gTAGTCCTGCATGTACCGGTTCCCGAAGTGGCGGTTGGCCTGGTCGACGTTGTTTTGCCCGTATTATGTGGAATTATGATACACGTACAAGACAGTGTCAACCATTTCATTATTGGGGATGTGGTGGCAGCAATAATCGTTGGTGTACACGTGAAATTTGCGAACAAAGATGCCGTCGCTAA